The genomic stretch CGGCCGGCAGGTCGTAGTTTGCGTCATTCTCGCGGAACCGTCGCGCCAGTTCAAGCGCCTTGGCGTCGTAGGCCGCCTTGTCCTTCCACGTGCTTCGCGGGTGCAGTACGTCGTTGGGCACGCCCTTGACGGACTCGGGAATCGCCAGGCCGAACACTTTGTCGGGCGCAAACTGCCCGATGCCCAGCGTCCCATCGAGGATCGAGGAAACCATCGCGCGCGTATAGGCGAGCTTGAAGCGGCTGCCGATGCCATACGGCCCGCCCGACCAGCCCGTGTTGAGCAGCCACACGGAAGTGCCGTGCGTGTCGATGCGCTCCGCGAGCATGTCGGCGTACACCTTTGGCGGGCGCGGAAGGAACGGCCCGCCGAAGCACGGGCTGAAGTTCGGCTGCGGCTCGGTCACCCCCGCTTCCGTCCCCGCCAGTTTCGAGGTGTACCCGTTAACGAAGTAATACATCGCCTGCTCGCGCGTCAGTTTCGACACCGGCGGCAGCACGCCGAACGCGTCGGCCGTGAGAAAGATCACGTTCTTGGGATGGCCGCACACTGAGGGCAGTTGCGCGTTGGGGATGAACTCAACAGGATAAGTCACGCGCGTGTTCTCGGTCAGCGAGCCGTCGTCGTAGTCAGGCCGGCGGCGATCATCGAGCACGACATTCTCGAGCACTGAGCCGAAGCGGATGGCGTTCCAGATCTGCGGCTCGCCTTCCTCGGACAGGCGGATGCACTTGGCGTAGCAGCCGCCCTCGAAGTTGAACACGCCCGTTTCCGACCAGCCGTGCTCGTCGTCGCCGATGAGCCGCCGCTCAGGATCGGCAGAGAGCGTCGTCTTGCCGGTGCCCGACAAGCCAAAGAAGAGAGCGACGTTGCTCGGATCGCTCGAGGCCACGTTCGCCGAGCAATGCATCGGGAACACGCCCCGCGCCGGCAGGTCGTAGTTCATCGCGTAGAAGATGCTCTTCTTGATTTCGCCGGCGTAGTGCGTGCCGAAGATGAGCACGATGCGGCGTTCGAGCGACTGCAGAATCCCCACCGGGCCGTTCAGCCCCAGGTCCTGCCAGTCATCCACCTGCATGTTGCACACGTTGATGATCGTCCAGTCCGCCTTGATTGACGCGGCGTGGCGATCATCGGCGGGCGGAATGAACAACGTGCGGGCAAAGAGGCTGTGCCACGCCTGCTCCGTGATGACGCGAACGTTGAGCCGATTCTGCGGATCGGCGCCGGCGCTGCCACGAAACTCGAAGACATCCTCGCGCTGCTGGAGGTAATCAGTCGCGCGGGCGAGCAGTTCGTCAAAGTGATGCGGCGCCATCGGCCGGTTGACCTTGCCCCACCAGATCGAATCGTGGATGCCCGGCGTGTCCTCGAGGAACTTATCGTTGGGGCTGCGGCCCGTGCGGCTGCCGGTGAGGCAGTTGATCGCGCCGTTGGCCGCGAGCGTCCCTTCGCCTCGCCGGATCGCTTCCTCGATGAGGCGCGCGGGCGGAAGATTCAGATGGACCGTGACGCCGGTGAGTTGGCTGGGGAATCGGGTCATCGTGGGCATGGTGGCTGCCTCTCTCCATGTGGAATCGACCGCGCGATGCGCACAGGGCACGACCCGCAGTCTCGAAATGGCCTGAAGGATAGGCCAGCGGGCGCGGATCGTCGGTGGCCGCGGGCGAGCAACGAGGCGGCGCACGGGGCGTTTCACCGCAATTGAGGCCCATCCCCGACGGGATTCCACCCCGCCGTAGCGATTCTCATTGACCGTTCTTCGGCGCGATGCTACCTTTTTGTTCGACCTCGCGCGACTGAAGGGCCCCATCCGGGTCAGACTCGCGCGTCGATGGCGATCGTAGCTCAGCTGGTTAGAGCACCTGGTTGTGGTCCAGGGGGTCGGGGGTTCGAGTCCCCTCGATCGCCCTTTTTCAATCGAGACGTTACACGGGGCGCGGGCTCTTGGCGCCGCCCCACCTCCCCCCTGCTCTCGCGCTGCCACAGCGCGACGTCGGGCCGACGCCTCGAGGCTTGATGAATCGCCCGCGCGGTCTTTAATCGCCCATGCCCGTCGCACTCATCACCGGCGCCAGTAGCGGAATCGGCCGCGAAACCGCCTTTCAGCTCGCGCGCCTCGGCTACGAACTCGCGCTGATCGCACGCGGCGGCGAGCGCCTCGAAGTCGTCGGCGATCAGTGCTCCGAACTCGGCGCTGGCGATGTGCTCATCCGCGGCACCGATGTCGCCGTCCCGGCCGACGTTCTGGCGATGGTCGATGCTGCCGTCGAAGCTTTCGGCCGCATCGACGTCCTCATCAATAACGCGGGCCTGGCCGAGCTGCAGCCCTTGGGCCAACTCGATCTCGGCCACCTTGAGGCAGCGTTCGCCGTCAACGCCATAGGGCCGGCCCTGGCCATGAACGCGGCGTGGCCGATTATGCTCAGGCAGCGCGGCGGACGCATCGTCAACGTGAGCACGCTCGGGACCAAAGAACCTTTCCCCGGCTTCTTTGCCTACGCCGGGGCCAAGGCCGCGCTCAACTCATTCACGCGCTCAGTCGCCGTGGAAGGCCGGCCGCACGGCATTCGCGCATTCACCGTGGCGCCCGGAGCCGTGGAGACGCCGATGCTGCGATCGTTGTTCGATGAACAGGCCATCGGAGCCGACTTGACTCTCCCTGCCGGCGAAGTGGCTCGCGTCATCGTGGAGTGCGCCACGGGCCGGCGCGATGAGCAAAGCGGCGAAGTCATCTGGCTCAGCCGAACCTGATCGGACGAGGCAGTGAACCTACCCGCGCGAGCGCAGCCGCCCGTCGGCCACCCCTGGCCCCGGCTCGCCGGCCAGCTTCACGAAGCCGCGGAGCCGCGACGAACCCGCCAGTCGATCCAAGTCCGCCTCCTGACGACCGGCGGAGGCCCGGAGGACTGATTCCGCCTCTTGACGAAGCCGATGATGGGCCTATCGTCAATGCTGCGGCATCCAGTCGGGCGACCCCCGCACCGAAGCCGCTCAAAAACCCATTCCTCGGTAGCTCAGTTGGTAGAGCGAGCGGCTGTTAACCGCTAGGTCACTGGTTCGAGCCCAGTCCGGGGAGTTCACGACGCCGCCGCGAGTTTTCGGCGGCGTTCTTGTTGACAAAACGGGCTCTCGGGTTGGCTGTTTGGCAGGTCGCGCAAAGTGGCGTGATTCCAAAGACTTGCGCCGCCTGTGTCCAAAGCCCCGCGCTCTCTTTTCCGAAACGCGGCATCGGCACCCCGATCCAAACCCCGGGGGTTCGGATCGTCAAATCGACCCCAACCCTCTCAAACTCTCACCCTCTCTGGTTGACAGGCACGTTATTTAACAGCAGGGTTCGGATCGGACCCCGAGGCGAACGCGAAACGCCGATTGTCGTGCAGGTCATGTCGCGCGGCTAATTGTCATCGCGCTTCTTCTGTTCCGGGAACAGTACGAAGCGCGTCGGTAGGAAGGGGTTGCCGTCATAGCGGATCACGCCGGCGTGTCCGTCCAGAAACCCCATCGAGTAGGCATCGGTGGTGCCGTGGTGGTTCAGATTCGGAGTGGTGCGGAAGACGGCGTGGAAGTTTCCCGGCTCGTCGAGGTAAGCCACGAACTGCGATGCGATCTGCAACCTCGCGCGGGCGAAGGCTCGAACGCCCGTGGGCCAGTTCAT from Phycisphaerales bacterium encodes the following:
- the pckA gene encoding phosphoenolpyruvate carboxykinase (ATP), translating into MPTMTRFPSQLTGVTVHLNLPPARLIEEAIRRGEGTLAANGAINCLTGSRTGRSPNDKFLEDTPGIHDSIWWGKVNRPMAPHHFDELLARATDYLQQREDVFEFRGSAGADPQNRLNVRVITEQAWHSLFARTLFIPPADDRHAASIKADWTIINVCNMQVDDWQDLGLNGPVGILQSLERRIVLIFGTHYAGEIKKSIFYAMNYDLPARGVFPMHCSANVASSDPSNVALFFGLSGTGKTTLSADPERRLIGDDEHGWSETGVFNFEGGCYAKCIRLSEEGEPQIWNAIRFGSVLENVVLDDRRRPDYDDGSLTENTRVTYPVEFIPNAQLPSVCGHPKNVIFLTADAFGVLPPVSKLTREQAMYYFVNGYTSKLAGTEAGVTEPQPNFSPCFGGPFLPRPPKVYADMLAERIDTHGTSVWLLNTGWSGGPYGIGSRFKLAYTRAMVSSILDGTLGIGQFAPDKVFGLAIPESVKGVPNDVLHPRSTWKDKAAYDAKALELARRFRENDANYDLPADVRAAGPRV
- a CDS encoding SDR family oxidoreductase, which codes for MPVALITGASSGIGRETAFQLARLGYELALIARGGERLEVVGDQCSELGAGDVLIRGTDVAVPADVLAMVDAAVEAFGRIDVLINNAGLAELQPLGQLDLGHLEAAFAVNAIGPALAMNAAWPIMLRQRGGRIVNVSTLGTKEPFPGFFAYAGAKAALNSFTRSVAVEGRPHGIRAFTVAPGAVETPMLRSLFDEQAIGADLTLPAGEVARVIVECATGRRDEQSGEVIWLSRT